In a genomic window of Chrysemys picta bellii isolate R12L10 chromosome 1, ASM1138683v2, whole genome shotgun sequence:
- the BMX gene encoding cytoplasmic tyrosine-protein kinase BMX isoform X1 — MEQESILEELLLKKSQQKKKISPINYKERLFVLTKTNLSYYEYDKEKKGSKKGSIDIKKIRCVEAVNHEEQAPLERQYPFQIVYKDGLLYVFAANKESRNQWLKALHKEIKDNPDLLNKYHKEFFTNGKFLCCNQTCKAAPGCTLWEKFIDMSLPSTTSSLKPLPPVPGKLLKHDSLPPVPAPGKSSLKITVAEYDYEPKGNTDIQLVRNSKYYVLKDEDPDWWQIRDMEGNEGFAPSSYLKEISLDDDEPGGNSSGSDHSSEEEESITKHDWYAGDISRAQSEQLLRQKGKEGAFMVRNSSRVGKYTVSVFSKALEDKKGTVKHYHVHTNYENKYYLAENYCFDSVPQLIHYHQHNSAGMITRLRHAVTTKANKVPSTASLGNGIWELKREEIVLLKELGSGQFGVVQLGKWKGKYDVAIKMIKEGSMSEDEFIEEAQTMMKLTHPKLVKLYGVCTKTYPIYIVAEYMANGCLLNYLRNHGKELQPFQLLEICYDICEAMTFLESQQFIHRDLAARNCLVDSDLTVKVSDFGMARYVLDDLYISSLGTKFPVKWSAPEVFHYTKFSSKSDVWAFGILMWEVFTLGKQPYELYDNVQVIEKVSEGYRLYRPQLASETIYQLMYGCWHELPEKRPTFHQLLSNIEPLREDDKS; from the exons ATGGAGCAGGAATCAATTCTAGAGGAGCTTCTTTTAAAGAAGTcgcaacagaagaaaaaaatttcACCAATTAATTACAAAGAACGACTGTTTGTTCTCACAAAAACAAACCTCTCTTACTATGAATATGACAAAGAG aaaaaaggaagcaaaaaagGATCAATTGACATTAAGAAAATTCGATGTGTTGAGGCAGTGAATCATGAGGAACAGGCACCTTTGGAGAGACAATATCCATTTCAG ATTGTATACAAGGATGGCCTTCTCTATGTCTTTGCAGCAAATAAAGAGAGCCGAAATCAGTGGTTGAAAGCTTTACATAAAG AGATTAAAGACAATCCTGATTTACTAAACAAGTATCACAAAGAATTCTTTACCAATGGGAAGTTTCTCTGCTGCAACCAGACATGTAAAGCAGCCCCTGGATGTACCCTCTGGGAGAAAT TTATAGATATGAGTCTACCTAGCACCACCAGCTCTCTGAAACCGCTGCCTCCTGTCCCTGGGAAACTG CTGAAGCATGACAGTCTACCTCCAGTTCCAGCACCAGGTAAATCCTCGCTGAAGATCACTGTGGCCGAGTATGACTATGAACCCAAAGGAAACACTGATATCCAGCTTGTCCGGAACAGCAAGTATTATGTTCTGAAAGACGAGGATCCTGACTGGTGGCAAATAAGGGACATGGAAGG GAATGAAGGCTTCGCACCAAGTTCCTATCTGAAAGAGATCTCCCTGGATGATGATGAACCTGG GGGAAACTCCAGCGGAAGTGACCATTCATCAGAAGAAGAGGAGAGCATCACTAAGCATGA TTGGTACGCTGGTGATATCTCCAGGGCCCAGTCAGAGCAACTGCTGCGACAGAAG gggAAAGAAGGTGCTTTTATGGTTCGAAATTCAAGCCGAGTGGGCAAGTACACTGTGTCTGTATTCAGCAAGGCGCTTGA AGATAAAAAAGGAACGGTCAAACATTACCACGTGCACACAAACTATGAAAACAAATATTATCTGGCTGAAAATTACTGTTTTGATTCAGTTCCCCAGCTTATTCACTATCATCAGCATAACTCAGCAG GTATGATTACAAGGCTTCGGCATGCTGTGACTACGAAAGCAAATAAGGTCCCATCAACAGCATCCTTAGGAAATG GGATCTGGGAGCTGAAACGAGAGGAAATCGTCCTGCTCAAGGAATTAGGAAGTGGCCAGTTTGGAGTGGTACAGCTGGGAAAATGGAAGGGAAAGTATGATGTTGCCATTAAGATGATTAAAGAAGGATCAATGTCAGAAGATGAATTCATAGAGGAAGCTCAAACCATGAT gaaaCTTACTCATCCCAAACTTGTTAAGCTCTATGGAGTTTGCACAAAGACATATCCCATCTATATAGTGGCAGAATATATGGCTAATGGCTGCTTGCTTAACTACTTGAGGAATCACGGGAAGGAACTGCAACCCTTTCAGCTGCTGGAAATATGTTATGACATTTGTGAAGCGATGACTTTCTTAGAGAGCCAGCAGTTCATTCATCGAGACTTG GCTGCTAGGAACTGCTTGGTTGATAGTGATCTTACTGTGAAGGTGTCTGACTTCGGGATGGCTAG GTATGTTCTGGATGACCTGTATATAAGTTCATTAGGAACTAAGTTTCCAGTGAAGTGGTCGGCACCAGAAGTTTTTCATTATACCAAGTTTAGCAGCAAGTCGGATGTATGGGCCTTTG GGATCTTAATGTGGGAGGTGTTCACTTTGGGAAAGCAACCCTATGAACTGTATGATAACGTACAAGTGATTGAGAAGGTTTCTGAGGGATATCGGCTTTACCGACCACAACTGGCCTCAGAGACCATCTACCAGTTAATGTACGGCTGCTGGCATGAG CTGCCAGAAAAGCGCCCCACATTTCATCAACTCCTATCAAATATTGAGCCACTCAGAGAAGATGACAAGTCTTGA
- the BMX gene encoding cytoplasmic tyrosine-protein kinase BMX isoform X2: MEQESILEELLLKKSQQKKKISPINYKERLFVLTKTNLSYYEYDKEKKGSKKGSIDIKKIRCVEAVNHEEQAPLERQYPFQIVYKDGLLYVFAANKESRNQWLKALHKEIKDNPDLLNKYHKEFFTNGKFLCCNQTCKAAPGCTLWEKFIDMSLPSTTSSLKPLPPVPGKLHDSLPPVPAPGKSSLKITVAEYDYEPKGNTDIQLVRNSKYYVLKDEDPDWWQIRDMEGNEGFAPSSYLKEISLDDDEPGGNSSGSDHSSEEEESITKHDWYAGDISRAQSEQLLRQKGKEGAFMVRNSSRVGKYTVSVFSKALEDKKGTVKHYHVHTNYENKYYLAENYCFDSVPQLIHYHQHNSAGMITRLRHAVTTKANKVPSTASLGNGIWELKREEIVLLKELGSGQFGVVQLGKWKGKYDVAIKMIKEGSMSEDEFIEEAQTMMKLTHPKLVKLYGVCTKTYPIYIVAEYMANGCLLNYLRNHGKELQPFQLLEICYDICEAMTFLESQQFIHRDLAARNCLVDSDLTVKVSDFGMARYVLDDLYISSLGTKFPVKWSAPEVFHYTKFSSKSDVWAFGILMWEVFTLGKQPYELYDNVQVIEKVSEGYRLYRPQLASETIYQLMYGCWHELPEKRPTFHQLLSNIEPLREDDKS; the protein is encoded by the exons ATGGAGCAGGAATCAATTCTAGAGGAGCTTCTTTTAAAGAAGTcgcaacagaagaaaaaaatttcACCAATTAATTACAAAGAACGACTGTTTGTTCTCACAAAAACAAACCTCTCTTACTATGAATATGACAAAGAG aaaaaaggaagcaaaaaagGATCAATTGACATTAAGAAAATTCGATGTGTTGAGGCAGTGAATCATGAGGAACAGGCACCTTTGGAGAGACAATATCCATTTCAG ATTGTATACAAGGATGGCCTTCTCTATGTCTTTGCAGCAAATAAAGAGAGCCGAAATCAGTGGTTGAAAGCTTTACATAAAG AGATTAAAGACAATCCTGATTTACTAAACAAGTATCACAAAGAATTCTTTACCAATGGGAAGTTTCTCTGCTGCAACCAGACATGTAAAGCAGCCCCTGGATGTACCCTCTGGGAGAAAT TTATAGATATGAGTCTACCTAGCACCACCAGCTCTCTGAAACCGCTGCCTCCTGTCCCTGGGAAACTG CATGACAGTCTACCTCCAGTTCCAGCACCAGGTAAATCCTCGCTGAAGATCACTGTGGCCGAGTATGACTATGAACCCAAAGGAAACACTGATATCCAGCTTGTCCGGAACAGCAAGTATTATGTTCTGAAAGACGAGGATCCTGACTGGTGGCAAATAAGGGACATGGAAGG GAATGAAGGCTTCGCACCAAGTTCCTATCTGAAAGAGATCTCCCTGGATGATGATGAACCTGG GGGAAACTCCAGCGGAAGTGACCATTCATCAGAAGAAGAGGAGAGCATCACTAAGCATGA TTGGTACGCTGGTGATATCTCCAGGGCCCAGTCAGAGCAACTGCTGCGACAGAAG gggAAAGAAGGTGCTTTTATGGTTCGAAATTCAAGCCGAGTGGGCAAGTACACTGTGTCTGTATTCAGCAAGGCGCTTGA AGATAAAAAAGGAACGGTCAAACATTACCACGTGCACACAAACTATGAAAACAAATATTATCTGGCTGAAAATTACTGTTTTGATTCAGTTCCCCAGCTTATTCACTATCATCAGCATAACTCAGCAG GTATGATTACAAGGCTTCGGCATGCTGTGACTACGAAAGCAAATAAGGTCCCATCAACAGCATCCTTAGGAAATG GGATCTGGGAGCTGAAACGAGAGGAAATCGTCCTGCTCAAGGAATTAGGAAGTGGCCAGTTTGGAGTGGTACAGCTGGGAAAATGGAAGGGAAAGTATGATGTTGCCATTAAGATGATTAAAGAAGGATCAATGTCAGAAGATGAATTCATAGAGGAAGCTCAAACCATGAT gaaaCTTACTCATCCCAAACTTGTTAAGCTCTATGGAGTTTGCACAAAGACATATCCCATCTATATAGTGGCAGAATATATGGCTAATGGCTGCTTGCTTAACTACTTGAGGAATCACGGGAAGGAACTGCAACCCTTTCAGCTGCTGGAAATATGTTATGACATTTGTGAAGCGATGACTTTCTTAGAGAGCCAGCAGTTCATTCATCGAGACTTG GCTGCTAGGAACTGCTTGGTTGATAGTGATCTTACTGTGAAGGTGTCTGACTTCGGGATGGCTAG GTATGTTCTGGATGACCTGTATATAAGTTCATTAGGAACTAAGTTTCCAGTGAAGTGGTCGGCACCAGAAGTTTTTCATTATACCAAGTTTAGCAGCAAGTCGGATGTATGGGCCTTTG GGATCTTAATGTGGGAGGTGTTCACTTTGGGAAAGCAACCCTATGAACTGTATGATAACGTACAAGTGATTGAGAAGGTTTCTGAGGGATATCGGCTTTACCGACCACAACTGGCCTCAGAGACCATCTACCAGTTAATGTACGGCTGCTGGCATGAG CTGCCAGAAAAGCGCCCCACATTTCATCAACTCCTATCAAATATTGAGCCACTCAGAGAAGATGACAAGTCTTGA